The genomic region CTACCGGGTTTGCGGGGGTCTGGGGGTCTGGGGCGGCCTGATCTCTGAGAGACGGGTTGTGAAGTGTTGGGCATGATTGCGTGACCCGCGCGTTCACCCGGTCAGCAGCATAACCAATTCCAAAAGGTCACCCAATCCGGCTCAACACTGGAAATGCATCCAGCAACCAGTAGGACATTGCTGACAATCGGCCCGTCATCATGGCAATCCCCATCAGGATCATCACAACGCCGGCAAATTGATGCAACCGCCGCCCAATGCCGCGCACGCGACGCAATCTACCGGCCAACCGATCGGTGAAGGCTGCAACGACAAGGAAAGGGATGCCAAGGCCTGCGGAATAGACTGCCAGCAAAACAACGCCTTCGCCAACAGTTGCACTTGCCGCGCTTGCGGTCAGGATCGCGCCAAGGATTGGCCCGATGCAGGGGGTCCAGCCAAAGCCGAAGGCAAGGCCGAGAACATAGGATGCAAGCGGTTTGCCGCCCGGAACGTTAATCTGGAAGCGGAAATCGCGCTCCATGACTGCAATGCGCGCCATGCCCAGCATGAAAAGACCAAACAACACGACAATGAGGCCGCCTGCAAAGTTCAGCTCGTACCGCCACTGCAGCAATGATTGACCGATCATTGTCGCACTTGCCCCGAGCAATATGAATATTGTCGAGAACCCCAGCACAAAACAGACACTGAGACCCAGAACAACTCTACGCGGCACCTCATCGCGCGTTTCAAAGCCGGTTTGCCCGGCAATATACGAGATATATCCGGGCACCAGCGGCAGCACGCAGGGTGACAAAAAGGAGATAGCTCCGGCGATCCACGCCACCAAAAGGCCGACGGTCGAAATATCAGTCATGAAGCGGCTCCCAAAAGTCGGATCTCTGACTGTCGGTCTGCACTGCGGATGTCTGAAACAGTTGGGTTGGACGGATCATTGAAACGCCTGCCAAACCCTGCCCCAGAACCCAATGTCTGGATGTGGGTGCGCATTGGTCAGGCCGTTGATGTACAGCACCATGTTGATCTCAGAAAATTCGGCACCGTGGAAAATGCCCGAATGCCTGCCGTCCTTGTCAAAGATATGAACCATAGGGATCTTGGGATCGCGGGTGCTGATTTCAGCGAGAGGAGTAGCAGATGCCGCCACCGATTTGTTCCCGTTCGGCACCGCTGCGAACCAATTCAGCCCATCCCAAAGCGCATTTGGGCGCGCGTCTGGCTGCTGAAGGGTAACGAAAGATACCATATCGCGCATCGGTGAGACATTGAGGCTCTGCTGCACAGAGGTCAGTATCGCTTGCTGATTGCTGCAAGGCAGGCCGCAATCCGGCGGGAGTACACTCAGAACAATAACGCGCCCGGCAAGATCGGTGAGGGCAAATGGCCGGCTTCCCTCAATTTGTAAATCGAGGGGTGGGATCTGGCTTAGGCCCGTGGGTTCAAACGCGGCTTCCTTTGCCGCTGTAACGGAACCGAGCTGTTCGCCCGGATGGTTTGCATATGCTGCAGGCGCAATCATCAGCATCAACAAAACGATCATGTGCCTCATTGAACCACCTCGGCAGGTCCAAGGGCGGCAATACCAAGGACCGATACGTTGACGGAGACGTCACCGGCGTCCTCAAACTGTAGCACCAGCGGGAATTCCGTGCCCTCAACAAGCTTTTCCGTCAGCCCCATCATCATCAGATGCAGGTGACCAGGAGCCATGGCCAGCGCCTGCCCCGGCTGTAGATCCAGCGCCGGCAGGTGCATCATGCGGCTAACGCCATCACTTTCCAAAACTTGATGGATCATTATGGTTTTGGCCATCGGCGAAGTAACCTGCAGAAGCCTGTCACCCTGCTCACTTTGCAGTGTCAGATATGCAGCCCCGGGGCGGGATGGCAAGATTGAGGCCCGGGCCCATGCGGCGGAAATTTGGATTGCATCATTGGCCAAGGCGATGCCCGGCAGCAATGCCAAGCTCAGGGCAAGTAGAAGGGGTTTCAAGATTTGTATTCCTTTTCGATCCGCAGTTGAATTTGCTCAGCAACGGTTTCGGGAGTTTCGCGGCCTTCGAGGAATATGGCCTCGTATTTGCCATCAGGCGTCATCAGGTAGATGTAGCCGGAGTGTGCCATCAGATAGCCATCCGGTACGGTCTCGTCGGTTCGTTTTTCGAAAAACACCCGAAAGGACTGAGCGGCGCTGGCGACCTCGGCCTCTGATCCGGTCAGGCCGATCAGTTGTGGATGAAACACGCTGACATATTCGGCCATGACTTCCTGTGTGTCCCGCGCGGGATCAACGGTGATGAACAGCGGGGCAACATGTTCCGCATTTCCCCCCAACAGGTCTAGAATGTTGGCGACATAAGACAGCGTGGTAGGGCAAATATCTGGGCAATAGGTGAAGCCGAAGAAAACCAATTGCCAACGGTCCCGGTAGTCCAGTTCACTGACCCGTTGCCCGGTGTGGTCAATCAAGCTGAACTGGCTTTTGATCAGCGCCTCACCGGTCACCACTACCCGGGCAGGGTCATTGGAAGGGTTAAGCGTGCGCCAGGCCAAGTGTCCTGCCGAAGCAACGACAACAATTACCAAAGCGCCCCAAGTCAGGTGGCGAAGGGGTTTCAGCCTGTTTATTTTAGGTATATTATTCATAGTGTTGAACCTTTGATCGCCGCCCCCATCCCATAGCGAAGCATGGAGGCGGCGCAGGGATTTATCCCTTATTTTCTTCGCTTGGCATGTCGTGATGGTCGGTCATGGCCTGCATCATGTCGGTGCACTGTTCCATCAGAGGCTCCATTTGGGACATCATCTGCATCATGCCCATCATGCCCATCATGCCTTGGCTATCGTTGTGTATCATCGGGCTGTCCTGGTTCGGCATCGGGGTTTTCTGACCGTTGCCGTCATTGTTTTCGGCCCAAGCAAATGAAGTGCTCAGAACGCCAGTCAACAGAATTGCGGCGCTCAGTTTGGTGGTTTTGTTCAGCATCGAATTATCCTTTCGTGCCTTGGGTTAAGTTTTGCTGTTCAACGGGTTTCACGTCCGTTTGCGGCGACTGATTGCCGTTCCCTGCCGCGCATTTTCCGCTTCCTTTCATGCAAAGCCCCAGCGCACACATGATGGCGCAGGGGGCGACAGACAGGATGATCGGAGCCGCGCCAATGGCGGTAAGCCAAGACCAGTTCAAGGCAGACCCAACAGACACAGTGACCAAAGCAAGAATAATCCCACTTCTCCGTCCAAACCGAATGGGCAGTGTCAGTCGCTTCAGGTGTCTGAAATTTCCAAATCCCACCGTCATTTATGGGCTCCTTTGTTCTGCAATTACCGTTTCAAAAAGAGAGATCATTTTGCGGCTGTCCCATTCTGCCGGACCCACCAGGCGGCCAAGCTCATCGCCATCCCGGCCAATCAGCAGCGTTGTCGGCAGTCCCTGAACAGCGAGGGCAAATTGGACGCGAATATCCTCGGCCAGATAGATCGTCAGGTTCTGGATGCCGTTTTCCTGGTAGAACTGTCGTATTGCCGGCAGTCCAGCCCGGTCGATGGACAGGGCCACAACATGGAAATCGTCGCCGCCAAGCTGCCCCTGCAACCGGTCCAATGTCGGCATCTCTTCCCGACATGGAACACACCAGGTCGCCCAGATGTTGAGCAGAACCACCTTTCCCCGGAAATTATCAAGGGTCAGTTTTCGACCCTCACCATCGCTGAACGGAGGCGACGGAATGCGGCGTGGCGCGTCGTGGAGTGGCATCGCTGGCCGCGCCGCCAGCGGTGTTGCCAGCGATGCCAAAGCTGCGGCCAACAGGAAGCGGCGGTTCATGATGCCGCCTCCTTGGATTGAAGTTCGGCAACGATTGGCAGGATGGTGTCCCGCAGCACTTGCCGATCAAATGGCCCAATATGTTTGTAGGCTATGCGGCCCTCGGCATCGATGATGTAGGTCTCGGGAACGCCGTAGACCCCCCAGTCGATTGACACCCGACCGGACCGGTCTGCGCCAATCCGGGTAAAGGGATCGCCCAGTTCTTCTAGAAACGCCAAAGCGTCTTTTGCTTCATCCTTATAGTTGATCCCGTAGATTGGCACTTGGCCCGATTGCGCAAGCTCCACCATCAGCGGGTTTTCCGCGCGGCAAGGCACACACCACGAGGCCCAGACATTGACCAGGGAAACCCGGCCAATCAGATCAGCCGTGGCAAGGCCGTTTTCCATGCCCTCAATGGGAGCCAGAGAAAACTCTGGAACAGCGCGCCCGATCAGCGGAGATTGCAGATCACTGCTGGCGTGGGACAACCCCCAAAAGAAGAGCGCCCCAAGCCCGACGGCAATACTGATTGGCAGCAGGGCAAATATGCCTGGCCCCCATTTGCGACCCGGCGACTGGGTTTCACGCCCCATCATTGCGACAGCGCGCTGGCGTCGCGCGATATTTCGGCCTGAACCTGCCTCTGCTTCGCAGGCCAAGTGCCCTTTATATAATCAAGAATCGCGCGGATTTCGTCATCGCTCAGCACCTCTGCGAAAGCGGGCATGTCGCTTTGATACCCGTTGCCCACGACTGCCGCGACGCCCTGTTTTGTCAGGCGGAATAGAGCGGCATCCGAGTGGTGCCAGCTGTGACCACTCGCGTCATGGGGTGGCGCAGGCATCCGTCCGCTGTCCAGCCGGCGGCGCCAATCCGGTTGCCCTTCCAGCTTGACCCCATGACACGAGGCGCAGTTCTCCGCATATAGTGGCTGGCCCTGGTCCACTTGATCGGCGGCAGCGCCGCTTGCTGCGGCCGGCAGCAGCATGGCGGCCAGCCGCAATGCTGTCCAAGCGGCGCTCACGATCGGTTTTCCCGCAACAGGTATTTCACAAAGCTGGCGATACCCAAGATCAAAAAGGTAAGGACCAGCAGCCAGAGCAACCCCATAGCCAACATCATCGGCCCGCTCATCATCGTCATCATGTCAGACATTAATCCGCTCCTTTACTCGTTGGAATAGACGCTGATACCGGTATCGCCGAAGGCATAGACCTTGAGTGTCCCGGTCTTGATGCGCGCCATGCCTGGTGCATTGCCGGGCATACCGGGCAGTGTGATGCCTTGGATATCGGGGCGTTCCTCCAACAGCCGGTTTACGATTTCGGCAGGAACCAGCCCGCTGACCAGATAGCCGTCAATCATGGCAAGATGGCAGCCGATACCGCGTTCTGGAACGCCTGCATCGACCGAACGCTGGTCAAAATTCGGATCATCGACGATTGTGACGTCAAAGCCGTTTTCGACCATATACGCCGCATAGGCATCGCAGCATCCGCAGCCCGGATCCCTATAGATGGTGACGGCCTCGCCGTTTCCCAGAGATTGCTCCGCGCTCGTTTCGTCGGAATTTGCAAAGGCCGTAACACCTGCTACAGCAGCGACAGAAGCGGTGACAAACAGGGTGGTTTTCAGAAAGTTATTCATGGTGATCTCCATCAGATGGTGGGCGTCGCAGACCACTTCTGGCCTCCGTCGCGGCTTATCAGTGTCTCGCTCTTAGTGATGGCGACGACATGGTTTGGGTCTGCAGGGTTGATGGCAATGCGCGGTTGAACCGCATCGCTAACATGGGCCCAGGTCACCCCTGCGTCGTTTGTTTTCCAGATGGCTGAAGGCAACCCGGCAAAGATCATCTGGGGCATTTGGGCCGTCGTCGCCAGGCTCTGCACAGGCTCACCTTTCGGCAGAGGGACCTCGGCGGTTGGCTCCCGTCCCGCAACCAGAGCATCCATGGCATCACCGGACTGCACGCCCTGCCAGCGGCAGAAACAATCCGGCACACGGATCACCCCGATCTCGGTGCCTGCGTAAATCCAGATGCCGCCCATGCCGGTTGGATCGTTTAC from Parasedimentitalea psychrophila harbors:
- a CDS encoding cytochrome c biogenesis CcdA family protein — encoded protein: MTDISTVGLLVAWIAGAISFLSPCVLPLVPGYISYIAGQTGFETRDEVPRRVVLGLSVCFVLGFSTIFILLGASATMIGQSLLQWRYELNFAGGLIVVLFGLFMLGMARIAVMERDFRFQINVPGGKPLASYVLGLAFGFGWTPCIGPILGAILTASAASATVGEGVVLLAVYSAGLGIPFLVVAAFTDRLAGRLRRVRGIGRRLHQFAGVVMILMGIAMMTGRLSAMSYWLLDAFPVLSRIG
- a CDS encoding DUF411 domain-containing protein: MNNFLKTTLFVTASVAAVAGVTAFANSDETSAEQSLGNGEAVTIYRDPGCGCCDAYAAYMVENGFDVTIVDDPNFDQRSVDAGVPERGIGCHLAMIDGYLVSGLVPAEIVNRLLEERPDIQGITLPGMPGNAPGMARIKTGTLKVYAFGDTGISVYSNE
- a CDS encoding SCO family protein; this translates as MNNIPKINRLKPLRHLTWGALVIVVVASAGHLAWRTLNPSNDPARVVVTGEALIKSQFSLIDHTGQRVSELDYRDRWQLVFFGFTYCPDICPTTLSYVANILDLLGGNAEHVAPLFITVDPARDTQEVMAEYVSVFHPQLIGLTGSEAEVASAAQSFRVFFEKRTDETVPDGYLMAHSGYIYLMTPDGKYEAIFLEGRETPETVAEQIQLRIEKEYKS
- a CDS encoding DsbE family thiol:disulfide interchange protein; this translates as MMGRETQSPGRKWGPGIFALLPISIAVGLGALFFWGLSHASSDLQSPLIGRAVPEFSLAPIEGMENGLATADLIGRVSLVNVWASWCVPCRAENPLMVELAQSGQVPIYGINYKDEAKDALAFLEELGDPFTRIGADRSGRVSIDWGVYGVPETYIIDAEGRIAYKHIGPFDRQVLRDTILPIVAELQSKEAAS
- a CDS encoding copper chaperone PCu(A)C; the encoded protein is MKPLLLALSLALLPGIALANDAIQISAAWARASILPSRPGAAYLTLQSEQGDRLLQVTSPMAKTIMIHQVLESDGVSRMMHLPALDLQPGQALAMAPGHLHLMMMGLTEKLVEGTEFPLVLQFEDAGDVSVNVSVLGIAALGPAEVVQ
- a CDS encoding TlpA family protein disulfide reductase, with protein sequence MNRRFLLAAALASLATPLAARPAMPLHDAPRRIPSPPFSDGEGRKLTLDNFRGKVVLLNIWATWCVPCREEMPTLDRLQGQLGGDDFHVVALSIDRAGLPAIRQFYQENGIQNLTIYLAEDIRVQFALAVQGLPTTLLIGRDGDELGRLVGPAEWDSRKMISLFETVIAEQRSP
- a CDS encoding WD40/YVTN/BNR-like repeat-containing protein, with the translated sequence MVRAQDGIWRSEDGGASWHKSAETDLGQVTDLASHPDQPGLIYASHATGGVLRSGDGGRTWRSAAQGLPQAPVDAITIAAHDPNMIYTAVRGDGLWRSQDAAQSWEFVMDRPFVEAGERNVLSLASVNDPTGMGGIWIYAGTEIGVIRVPDCFCRWQGVQSGDAMDALVAGREPTAEVPLPKGEPVQSLATTAQMPQMIFAGLPSAIWKTNDAGVTWAHVSDAVQPRIAINPADPNHVVAITKSETLISRDGGQKWSATPTI
- a CDS encoding c-type cytochrome, whose product is MLLPAAASGAAADQVDQGQPLYAENCASCHGVKLEGQPDWRRRLDSGRMPAPPHDASGHSWHHSDAALFRLTKQGVAAVVGNGYQSDMPAFAEVLSDDEIRAILDYIKGTWPAKQRQVQAEISRDASALSQ